Proteins from one Bacillota bacterium genomic window:
- a CDS encoding phosphotransferase: protein MKLMDILYSKQKEEIKIMERKEDDSMYMLEEILENWNIAKPYKVSEVDVTKYENGKPNAWIVNEIYVLKRFVNPDYMKQGIEITKALAGEWVPVAVPVKTKAQTDYCMIDNEYFCLYPRLAGKGLRDHFEGNYLNRATYLGQIIGNLHRAFVKCGSIITFHENNLFEDVANWAIPIAKEFAEKRGVLICDELINNYKSGFEGIYKELTRQIIHRDSHGENLLFENGRFTGYVDFDLSQWNVRIFDPCYMSTGILSGCFEDADKRQHWISIFKNIIEGYDAVCILSHEEKRALIYVLYSIQFIFIAYFVENGYPQLAETNIRMLNWIYENRNRLEVL from the coding sequence ATGAAATTGATGGATATTTTGTATTCGAAGCAGAAAGAAGAAATAAAAATTATGGAAAGAAAAGAGGATGATTCAATGTATATGTTGGAAGAGATACTTGAGAACTGGAATATTGCAAAACCCTATAAGGTATCAGAGGTTGATGTAACAAAATATGAGAATGGAAAGCCTAATGCATGGATAGTCAATGAAATATATGTGTTAAAAAGGTTTGTAAATCCGGATTACATGAAACAGGGTATAGAAATTACCAAGGCATTAGCTGGTGAATGGGTGCCTGTAGCAGTACCTGTTAAAACAAAAGCACAAACAGACTATTGTATGATAGATAATGAGTATTTCTGCTTATATCCAAGGCTTGCAGGAAAAGGCCTGAGAGATCACTTTGAAGGAAATTACCTGAACCGTGCCACATATCTCGGACAAATAATTGGAAATTTGCATCGTGCTTTTGTAAAGTGCGGGAGCATTATTACATTCCATGAGAATAATCTGTTTGAAGATGTGGCAAATTGGGCAATTCCTATTGCAAAAGAGTTTGCAGAAAAAAGAGGTGTTTTGATTTGCGATGAACTTATCAACAATTATAAAAGTGGGTTTGAGGGTATTTATAAAGAACTCACTCGTCAGATCATTCACAGGGACAGCCATGGCGAAAATCTTCTTTTCGAGAATGGGAGGTTTACTGGATATGTGGATTTTGACCTGAGCCAGTGGAATGTCCGGATTTTTGACCCATGCTATATGTCTACCGGAATTTTGTCAGGCTGTTTTGAAGATGCCGATAAACGTCAGCATTGGATATCAATATTTAAAAATATTATAGAAGGATATGATGCTGTTTGTATTCTGAGTCATGAAGAAAAGAGAGCCCTCATTTATGTGCTATATTCTATTCAGTTCATCTTCATTGCCTATTTTGTTGAAAATGGATACCCACAGTTAGCTGAAACAAATATCAGAATGCTGAATTGGATTTATGAAAACAGGAACAGATTGGAGGTATTATAA